The Engraulis encrasicolus isolate BLACKSEA-1 chromosome 3, IST_EnEncr_1.0, whole genome shotgun sequence genome segment CAAATTTAAGAAAAAGAGGGTTGCCTTAAACCCTACTTttcttttaatgatggaatgtttattttattttactacattgtattacattgtgTATGATCATCACCAAGGCGTGGACGGGCACCACTAGGGGAGCTATGTGTCAAAGGGTTAATTGCATACTGTATTATGGAATGGAAATGCTCGAAAAATGTGATCGTCCTATCTGTTGATCAGCAAGTGTAATGGCAGTTTACATCGATGCAAAtatgttttcaggacgtcagtggCTCATTTCTCGTTAAAGATCtggcaaatattgtttttcaatgATTAGTTTAAAAAATAGGCTAATAGAAAAAAATATGCTGATTCTGCTAGATAGCAATGATAAGGATTATAATAAGCAAAGCTATACACAAcaagttaaataagaaattactTGTACCCGTCTAAACCATACAGAGGAGGATTCATTTTGATGATGAACTTCTGTAGGCCTGTCATCAATAGCGGGCATTtaaccctttgcacagagcctgatGTTAGAACCTaagcttattgtcaccaaaagtgTAATGGCCAAATCCAAGGTAATCATATATCAGTCTTAGCAATGTTATGctatgatgtagctgagtcttTTCAACAATAAGTGAACAGGCCCACCGGGGGCCACAAAGAGGCTACAATTTACATACATTAAGACTGTGTATTAGCTAGAGAACTATGACCAATTCAATGTTTTTAGGAAATAAACcacataacattaacattaacataccCAGGTGTATGTCCAGTTTGTTATCCAGACTGAGGTGTTGAGCTGTGCAGGTGTAGTGATGCTGCTGTAGCTCCTCTGTGCTGACCTCCAGGCTCTTCCTCATCTGGTATGTCTCATCTCCATTAGGTAGCAGCTCCCCCCCAGTGATCTGGTGGTCAGGCACAGGCTGGCCGTCTCTGAGCAGGGTCAGGTTGATGTGACGGGGGTAGAAGCCAGTGGCCAGGCAGGTCACTCTGACCCCTCCAGAGTCCTCTAGTGTCTTCTGAAGGAGTCTGAGTCTGGGTTTTACTGAAAATGGTATGAGTAATTATATACCATATCCATATAAACATATCAAACGGCTAATACGTACATTTATGGACAGTGCCCTTTTCATAACAAGATATCTAACAAGACAATGAGGTTTACAACAAGGCATTAGCCTACAGTGAGAAATGTACCTTTCTTTAGCACACGCCCCCTTTCTGTTTCAAGACGGTTTCTTAGAAATTGTATGCAGTTGGGATGATAAATCAATCCATATCGCGAAGGAGATAAATGATTCCATATGAAACTGTTCATGTCTGGCAACCTGCGATCAGTGTGAAGAGAATCTTTGTCTGCATCATAATACTCTACTTCTACAATTTCTCCATTATAAGCATCCTTGTTGAACATTGGTCCTGGTTTATCATTCTCCAGCAGTTCACATCCAGCAGCTCTCTGAAATACAGAGATATCTGGACAAAAAAATCAATGGTGAAAATATTGAGTGAAAAACAAACCATGTTAGAGTGTACTTTTCATGAATCAAACAATTCTATGTAGTATTTATATTAAAGCAAAAATGTTGGCACtcttttaaaaaacacacacacatttagtctcGTAGTGTAGTGTAACCCATTCAAAAATACAGTGTAATTCTTAGGGACACCGTGCAGGAAATTGTCtaaagaggtactgcaactatgctgctcattgaaactgtgtcgcctattgccaaatttgaccttttcgtgatAGTTTactagtaataaactaatatttgctagtatggcccaagtcatttttgcagctaaaaatgccatggagaagatcccccttttcatgtatgaaaagtgcaatttttccagtcataatgaatatttagaatttcatGGCgatcgtaaatattcatgaaaaaagtaacattagtgaatgggtagcatgaattctggaaataaacaactaaaaatctcacacagtgtccctttaattaaggTTAAATGGATTGAAAGTTTGAACAAAAGATATGAGATATTTTTAAAGCATTGAAATAGAATCACCAGTAGGAATGTTGAAACGTGAGAAACTGCAATGAAACTGAAATaccgtaataacctgcccataacgtaataacttattatgTTAGAGATGCATAGGATCCAAGATccgattccggatccggcaggatattgcggtttttcacaggatccggatccggcaggatcttaagcagtggatccggtatccggcagttacttaaaaatcaggatctggtgcatctctagcctaggtttttcagtcagtctttcacaaccccaattgctgcatggagtgagtGCATGGAGTGAGCGCATTTGGAAGCGGACAGTgctggcagtgtggcagtaagccaatgagtctaaaaaatagttagagccaacgtaataaaaatagaccacgtgtgcgagtaggctatgtgtttcaaccctatcgtaggatctggtatccggttccagatccggtagtatcttaagcagtggatccggtatccggcaggatcctaaaaatcaggatccggtgcatctctaggcAGAACGTTGTTATGTCATGGGTAGGGAAGTGtcattacgttatgggcaagttattacgttatgggctttattacatttcaaatgggcccaaattattacgttatgggcagttattacgttatgtgCAGTTATGGTATtgcgttttgggttcttacataCCTCTTTCCAATGTAGGCTATGACTGCAATTATAGGCAGAATTATCATAATTTGAAGCTCAATTTAGTTGTAGTTTTGCATTTCTGCTAGCCTACTCCCCCCTTCTTGTGATTACAATATTGGCTACAATATGTCAGAATGATAATCCACACAAATGGAAGTTAAAAGGTAAacctctgcctgaggtttcttcctgaacAAAGGATTTTCCAGCTTATACTGAGGTTTTCCCCCCAAAGATTCCACTAAGCGAAAAGGTGAGTTTTCCCTCACTCctgttgtgaaagtgaaagcccaccttgtcCGCAGGGGATTTATGATTTTCTGTCAATCTTTAAATTCATGGTCTTTACCAATCTAGTCTACTTAAAAACTCAGTCAAACTTGTCTATCTATCAAACTGTTAAAGAAAATTGAGCTGTATGATTGTATAAATTGGGCTATACAAAtaaagctattattattattattacaatgagAGTCTTGTAGCAAAGGGGACGCCAGAAATCAAAAACATGAAATCCGGGGTATCAAGCTGGGACATGACCATGCTGCTTATATTTTAGCAAGAACTTCCCACCCCTtaagtgcagagcctctgttataacataATTGTCACGAAAATGGTAATAACCAAGTCTTAAACAATTACTCAAGACATAGACGTGCACAGATAGGTTGAGATGAAGCCTTTTTTGAAGGATTTTTGgatttttttacttactttttttttgtcacaatcaGGGGCGTGAGTAGACCCAATACTATACAGGGCACAATAGGGCACGAAAAAGAAATGTGAGCGTGCGAAGTGCGCaagctgaacattttttgggttattatttttttaaagaatgagCAGAGATAATTTATTGCTGCTTTATTCCTGCTCCGAGCGAATAACTTTCTGATGTCCATCTTTAAGAACAAGGTTGTTTTAGTTAGTTGAATTGAAATCAAAATTATAGGCTAACTAATACAGTAGGCTGTTATCTAGTTCTGGTCATTGAGATAACAAATAATTCAATGCCAGCAAAATATCACAAAATAGCCTagcctaactactagcctactagtacaaCATAGTACTTCAAATACCTGACACACCATGAAATTGAATAACAAAAACAGGACAttcttctatatatatatatatgcaagcTATGAAATATCAATTGTTGTAGTAGGCCTGTCATGTTTCTTAAAGATAGTCCCTATGACAAACTCATGCATGGCTCTGTGTATTAGCCAACAGGCAACTTTCCGGCTACATGCTCCGAGAGTGAGTGGCCGTTACTGGCGGCAAGTGGATTCTGATTAGGCGTAGGGCAGGCTGCGTCCGTgtcagacttaaattctaacttaagtgtagtatacgcctattttaagaaaagaaaaacatgcaaGGATGTATACTGTAGATTACCAGACGTGTCAGActtaaataattttttaaaaaggtataaataaataaatacattttaaaaatcagtGCCCCATTAGACCCTGGCACAGCAGATCCATAACAGGGCACAGgcccgggtaaaaatggtctaacgacgccgatggTCACAATGTACTGTATCCCACGTTGACATGGTCATTAGATGTATAATATATAGCCCCCCCACgagcacctgcccctcaaaatgtaTGTGCACGACACTGTcaagcaatgttgttttgatgttgttgagtgttttcagtaAAGAGAGAATCGGCCTGTGGACGGGCCTatcagcagtaagaggctacctgtACCTGTAAAACCTGGCCAATATCTCTGCCatgttcagtaggcctaccaatgtcTCTAACAATGTCTCTCCTAGTTATCGTACCTTTAGTGTCGTTGAAGTGTTTTTTCAAATAAGATGCTCTGTTTTTAAGTCTTCCATGTATATATCCTACATACGTTCTGAAATAACTGAGCTCTTCGGCAGTGAACTTTGTGTCTGAGGCCTCATGGGTGTCTATGTGCAATATTTTAGCCTCTTCTGAGTCAAAGTGCAGAACTACGATATCATCCAATGTGAGATATCCTGTGAATTCTGGGAAGGGTGTCTTCCCCCTGATGTAAGTTGCCATCATCCATACAGAGTGCGACCCTGGGGGTTAGAAAGGTAACATCAATTAGTTTACTTGCCAACACATACTTGCCCACGCATGGCACAAGTGCCCTGGAGCAAAGGCACCTAAACCAACATTGCtcattgctccagagactataATAGCCTACCCTGCAAGCAACTAAGTCtctttggattaaagtgtcagctaagtgtaatgcagtgttgttcattgaacacgctcatttttttgtgaacgttgaactgaacgcaacacattttttaataaagaacttgaacgtgaattagttcagattatgtgtcatgaacggcagacatcactATAAATGAACGGATGGAATTTAAtttccattgaaagctgagtgacatctgttttctcttttgaacGCAAGTAACGAGAGAAAGTTCCCCCCTTCTGTAGCCTACTctcgctggtgccgcttgtatcatcagtCAGAATTTCTTTGGACATTTGTGTGCACAATGCATTGCGGGCAACGtagtgtccggctgagaatagttgaataaCACAGGCCTAGTTATTGCTGCGTATGCACAACGTTACCCGTGATGAATTGTGgcggagaaagaaagggagggagagcgagagacagactgacaagcGCTGCATTTAAAAATAGGTGTATTCGATTTcacgtcaacgcatgcatgcgcatttagacagcaatgcaccctggttgaaaatgctgcatgacggttagatttcctgtcaaacttcgaaatttcgtcgacgttgcgttgacgaagtgatatgtcacatggtgtaaaactatcgcgggatgaatgcggctgcagtcagatcttgcaacctctgcagttgcttatccccttcaacgctcgtcggcggactgcctcagaggtcacgcgcccatgatctggttggtcaacaactcactcacgtgtgtatatgagtcttgtctcacacacccccacaagtttgcgcaggtccccacttcagctcctccttactgcctgcccccccactcctcacacgtggtgtgttagtagagcaaaccggtgcgagctcatcgtctcgttcatatttgtggccgactgcaaatgcgctgtatttaataacacccacatcgtgacaacaagttctcgcccacgtgcttccgtcaacgttggtcgacagcatcaaagtcgtatgggcttagtgGCTCGTGGAATTGATGGTAAGGAGACAGACACCGATTCTCCTTTAAACCACCTGCATAGCAAAAACAAGTAAGGACATTCACAACGTCCTTTTTTTAAATTTGAAACGGCACATTCAGTTAAAACAGGGGCGTCAAACtgattttggtccgggggccgcatacaacccatgtggacctgaAGCGGGCcgcattaataggcctaacatcatcgcaaaaaaaaacgtaaagcagaggattagtggtcacgttttaagtgtgttgaatatgtagaaagcaatgcaatactgataatcctatgcaaaatttccttgacttcattcattcattgccaaccgtcaaaatgttgtatttcttagatgtaatttcctgcattttcacgcattctaacatcccgtttccagtttcagcttaataggaaccaatacaaatccaattatatttattatttaattacaaccaatacgaatacaatacgaataagaagtattaccattttatctctatatatgaggtctataatatatgagctttatcaaatgcctgttacagtacaaattcaccatttataatagaagtgtgatgtgcactttactacatatatacagtataacagagggaccattgggttaatgtcatgcaggtctcgattttgccccggggcgtaattgcgcatttcggttatttcattgaaaaaaaaaaaagtaaaagaaataaaaataaataaaaataatattattattttttacatccgggccggatggaaccctctggcgggccggatgcggcccgcgggccgtacgtttgacacccctgagttaAAATATCCATCCGATGGGAATGCATGCACGTCGCCCTTGAGGGTCATAagtgaggaaagggggagaagagaagacccCTGCCAAGCCCAAACATAAATGACACTGCCAGCAGCCTTCAAGAGGTCCGTGGTGGTCTCACAGTAGCAGGTAGATGAACTGATTATTAACTACTACATCTACTTGTGGAAGATGTACAACCTTTAAACAAATAGGCTAACACTGTATCACACGTGTGTTATAAGTGTACATAACATAGCCTACACAGTTTCCttcaaaatatataggcctatatatttgtgcatttgacttttcccttcattaggcctaccttcattcaagagttttgctcatgtaaatgaattcatacacaaacagagaTAGGCTACAggtatataatatcatataaaattatatataaatatttCTTATTATATAAATatcttatatatttatttatttagtatttTTTTAGAAATGCTAGTAGATTTCATTGCACTAGGATCgaactggtctaccttgtctgtactgCATGTTGCAAGTTTCATCACCTAAGAAACCCACAACTGCAgtgtcatgagcaaatgtctagtcagtttcaaagaatgtatgatttctagctcgtggtgtgaaaaaagtagcctatttatttgaatatctcacgaaaaaagtgaaaatgaactgaactttTAACTAGTTCAGgattaaaattgtgaactttgaacttgaactgttcactttgagcattTATGAACTAAACTTGAAGACTAGTTCAGAAAAGCTGTGAACTGTCACAAcactggtgtaatgtaatgtaatgcaatccaAAGTGTGAACTGCAATGTTTTTTAAGTGCAATACATGAATAgatttacctgactcttgccatctgataggcatgggaacgcccctgTGTGatgtagccgaacgcagccagatgatgtaaatcaggttattaATAGATAGCCTACCTCTAAACAATACCTCTAAACATGCTCCTGCACTGTGCATACAGCTGTTCAGTGAAACGACCGTGTTCACTTCTGACCACATGCAAATGCCTGTGACTGACTGATGATTTGAAATCCACCTAATGTATTGAAGTTCACTACACCGACATGGTGCACTGACATTTAGCAACACAGAGTAAGCAGGTcactgcatctgtctgtctgaaacgctgAACTCTGTACTGTTCCAAGGTTTTAAAGTTTGGCAGTTTTGTGATGTTTAGGCTTCTTCATTAcgcaacaatctctctctctctctctctctctctctctctctctctctctctctctctctctctctctctctctctctctctctctctcacttctcctctccactggcTGGCTGAGCATATGCATGAGGCATCACTCTTCAAAATTCTGGGTCAGGAGGCGGgctcactaattatgaggggaggCCCTTTAAGCCTAAAGTGCCCTGCAACTGACGCACAAGTAATGAAGACGAACAAACCAATGAAATTGAATACACACGAGCAAAGAAAAGAAACTAGCCTAACCAGAAATGCAATGAACACCCAACATGCACACTTAAAAGCAAGGGCAtaggcatagaggtagaaaaaaacactagagaggacacagcaatttgcgacagcactgggaaatggcagatggagcttcccaacttccgtaggtagtgtaggtaccttcaggcaatgcaagtcaatggagaacacgcccacccctgtcaaaaaaaatactaaaactgtgtgaatatgaagtaggcCTAACACATTAAttaaagaccagatttgaaatgtcaggctaaatatctacttaaatcatatgagtcgataaaatacattttaaaatcaaataatatcttttatgaacatagttagcaacacacttcaactattgtccttgtatagtgtgttgatggacattttcacatgattaagccatttttgacagaggtgagcctcgttctccgttaatttccatttctctgatctacctacagataatggccgctacagattgccgtaaaagggggggcggggtcacctctagtgttattttctacctctatgggcatAGGTTTGGTATGAATAGCCTAATTTAGAAAGTGTCATGTCTTTTTTAATGGGCGGGCTACAGACCTAAATGCATAGACGTGTTTGTGTGCAACTGAGGGATTTCATGAACAGACAAGCCTGAATCCGAAATCATACATGGGAGGGATGAAGCCCTATTCGGCAAGGGGAGGGAGTAGTTTTATGGAGGAGCTGGGGTAACGTAGGTAGGCCTAATGGTAGGAAATTGAGTCGCATCCGAACGCGCCATGTTATAGCGAAGCTTGCGGGAAACTTCGCCGACAGTTCTACCACCTCCACGGTCCGTCTAAACCTAATCCCGATTGCGACCCTAAATATATCtagttaaatgaatgaaacacGTGATAGGCCTATCTCTCCGTGCTTGCAAACATTGTAATCTTAAAGTAAACTTtcagttttgttttagggagttgttttGTCCTGGTTTCACAGTCAAAATCGGGAagcattaggctacaatgttacaGGCACTGCTCAAACGCGCATTCGGATTACCCGGTAGGGATTCTGAGGTTAGCAAACCAGCAGCAATTATTAATTGTTCAGCAGGACCAAATGGACCATGGATTCGGAATAATAATATGCCCAATAATGAATAATATTGTGGAGCTGCACGCACAAGACTATCACAAGCTGCATGGAGATTTCCCATTCTGTTTGTTTACAGAGATGTTAGTCCGAATCTGCTATTTTAGATTTTAATAGCCTACCCCATGtcgttatataggcctacaattagtTCCTTCCGAGTACGACAGTAGAGGTATGAGAAACGTTGTCAGGCTTGTAACACTGCATGGtggtgtttttttatatatttttttagagtAACCTAGGCTATTTAAAATAAACAGGCCATACCTGATTTGGTGACATCAAAAACAAGGAGCAAACAGATGAATGTCCTCAGCATATTGACCATCCTCAACATTACCAAGCCTGTGTGAACCATCATCAGCTGTTGTTTCGTTAGAAcgacctacagtaggcctacatcctggAACAACCACATGATGATAGAGCCCTCCTCATTGCTTGTGAAAAAATAAATGGCCTACTCTTACTGGCTGTTAGGTTACCTAATCATGTTTATTGATAGTGCAATATCACCATACaccatggtctcaaaacacttaCAAAAAAgcctacaataataataaaaaacaataagggaaatgaagtgaaagcgaaagcccacctggaaactccatctcccattgtcaagtcaagtcggcttaattgacttttttttttacatgcaccGGTCataagaattgaaattacatttcttgctttcccatgcagacatacttAAGGTAGGCTATAGACAGAATGGGCATGGGCAATATACAGACATTtcaagtgcaagactggacagacataggcctataaaaagaggtatttgttgtgcatttACAATAATGTCCTAGTGTAACAATTTCTgaaatagtaatagtagcattgcaAAATATCACCGACCTGTatctattctgtatcattgtgaaatattaataaattacaAAGTAGCCCAagtaataggcctatttaatgtgcaataggcctatgtatgtgtaaCATTTACAATGTGCATATAGTATAACATTCTCAGTGATTCTAACTCATGGCGGTAATATTGGCACACAGAATTAAATAATGAAGTTAAGTTAGAGCTAAACAGCTAAatctgtgttgtgtgtaggtTTATATTTACATTGTTCTAATGTCACATTCTAACATGGTAATAAATAACAACATTGAGTTGGTAACCTTGTTCAGGACAGTCATTCAATTATAACAGGTATAAGCAGCATGCAGTAacacgtttttttgtgtgtatggcaAAGTCTTTTTtctttgagttagtgcaggtagaaTGTGCAGTTACATTACAGTGGTGGTGGGGTGACAGGaacctggctggctggcgggtgGAGGGGCTGTCAGTGCCCTGACTGCTTGGTGTATGATTTGAGAGGCTGCTGTACCTCTCTCCAGAGGGCAGgggactgaacagtttgtgtgcaaggTGACGTGTACTTGACCATCATCAGTGCTGCTTAGTGGGTGAGGTGGGTGgtgtaaattacattacatttcatttagctgacacttttttttaattcagagcgacttacatttactatttctcagggtattggttacagtccctggagcaatgtggggttaggtgccttgctcaaggcttaggccagtgtttcccaaccaggggtacgtgtaccactataCGCGAGCACaatgcagggggtacttgaaaaaataaagaaatgtatggaacacaatcacattgggatatagagcatgagtgagggggtactcgtggtatgacaaaaaggttgggaaacactgcaaggcaaaaaaggttgggaaacactgacttaggccatggatgcaggtgtagggagaggtcaggtgagattcgaacctacaaccctcagattgaaagaccaactctctaaccactttgtaaatgtcctgcagggaggggagtcgTGCTCCAATTATCTTCTTCGCTGTATTCGCGATGCGCTGAAGGGTCTTGGTCTGTGCAGTTTCCTCCCCatactgtgatgcagctggacaggaTGCTCTCGacggttcctctgtagaatgttgtcaggATGGAAGGTGTAGCACTAGCCTTTTTCAGTTTGCAGGAAGTAGAGTCACTGTTGGgctttcttcgccagtgatgtcgtgttggtggtccaggagaagTCGTCCCtgaggaattttgtgctgctcagtCTCTCCAAAGCACTGtcaatggtcagtggtggcagttgtttgtGGTCCCTCTGAAAGTTCACAACAAATTCCTTggtccagcactccacagcacacagggctcactgcatacaacaaaattgcatacCAGTATATGAGTCATCCATGCAAGGAGGCAGGCCCCAATGgcacggtaccatactcagggtaccacagtcacAGAAAAGGATGGGGGGTTCATTACTGCCTCCACCAACCTATCGTGTTGGGAgtagaacctgcaacctttgggatacaagtctgacacccatgactgcccaaaacgAAATAAAACTGTGGGGAAATGAATAAACAAGCAAGGCTTAATTAAGTTGAATAGAATAacaataaatgaaacaaaaaaaaaaaaaaaaaaaatcaggaacctAAGAATGAATCATTAACAATCAGACCACAATGCATAAGCCCTGCCTTC includes the following:
- the LOC134446527 gene encoding T-cell surface glycoprotein CD1c-like; its protein translation is MPQVKPKIRLLQKPGPGSSVRLTCLATGFYPHHINLTLLRDGQPVADHQISGGDLLPNGDETYQMRKSLEVSTEELREKHLYTCTAEYLSLDNKLDIIIGSHSVWMMATYIRGKTPFPEFTGYLTLDDIVVLHFDSEEAKILHIDTHEASDTKFTAEELSYFRTYVGYIHGRLKNRASYLKKHFNDTKDISVFQRAAGCELLENDKPGPMFNKDAYNGEIVEVEYYDADKDSLHTDRRLPDMNSFIWNHLSPSRYGLIYHPNCIQFLRNRLETERGRVLKKVKPRLRLLQKTLEDSGGVRVTCLATGFYPRHINLTLLRDGQPVPDHQITGGELLPNGDETYQMRKSLEVSTEELQQHHYTCTAQHLSLDNKLDIHLDGSLDPVSAVPLWLVISIALLLMLTIIVMVVAAIKWYRRHPGQPNVYALAPTTQRAVPDTSPED